The nucleotide sequence AATGGCCAAAAATTCCGCGGCTCTTGTTTGCACCAGCGGCTGATCGGAATTCAGCAACGGTCGGGCGGCGTCGGCCAGCGATGCTGCCGTCTTGCCAAACTGGGATGCCGCCGTCAACGCCCAGTAAGCCTGCCATGGGTTGTCACCGGCCATGCGCTGCTCCAGCAACGGCTGTGCTTTGTCAAAGGGTTGCAGGGCCAAGTTGGCGGTGTCCAACAACGAAGCGATTTCCGACCGGTGTTCTTGGCCGAACGGAACCGGCGCGTCCATCGCCTGTTCATACAAAACCGCTTCGGGCATCAGGCTTAGATCGGGCATCGATGTCAAACGCTGCATCAATCGCGATCGCATTTCCGCCAGCTTGGTTTGGTGCTCTGGCGACGCAGCCAGGTTTTGGATCTCGTGCGGATCTTGGCTCAGGTCGAACAACAACTCCGCAGGTTTGGCGGCGAAAAATTGCGACTGGACATCGTTCAGTTTTCCGGCCTGATGCAATTGACGCCACTGGGTGAACGCCAACTGCTTGTAGCGATAGTTGTTTTGTAATCCGTCGGGCAAATAGCCTTCGAAGCAACGCATGTATTTCCAGTCGCCGATACGCAGCGTCCGCACCATCTCGTATTTTTCGTCAAAGCGGTCGGCGTAACCGAAGGCTTCGTCGCGACGGTCGACGGCGGCTGCATCAACACCGGGGCCCAAGAAAGGTTTGCCGTCGATCGAATCGGGAACGTTGACGCCCGCCAATGCCAAAACCGTTGCGCCGAAATCGACGAATTCGACAAAGCCGTCGGTGCGGGTGCCTATGGCACGTCCGGCCAACGATTGGACGTTTTCACCGACGCGAACCACCAGCGGCACATGCAGACCCGATTCATACGCATAGCCTTTGGAACGTGGCAGGACGCCGCCGTGATCACCGAAGTAGAAGACAAAGGTGTTTTCCAGTTCTCCCGCCGTCTTCAATTCCTCCAGTACGCCACCGACAAGGTCATCGATGATCATCATCCGGTCGTGGTAGCGGGCGCGGGTGTAGCGAAACAGATCCGTGTCGGGAAAGTATGGTTGCAGGCGAACCGCGTCGGATGCCGTCTGATTCGGCTTTTGCATGTCGGACTTGCTGAAGTGCAAGCGACTTTCATGCGAATCGGTGAATGTTTGGACGTGAAAAAAGGGCGTCTGGGCGTTGGGACGGTTTTTCCAACTGGCGTTGCGTCCCGATTGGTCCCACGGTTCGTCGCGTCGCTGGGCGTTGTAATCTTCTTTTGCGTTATTGGTCGTGAAATAACCCGCCGCACGCAAATAAGCTGGAAACATTTCGACGTCCGTCGGCAACTGGGCCAACTTGCTGCGGCGATGGTACTGCGTTCCGATACGAGGACCGTAACAGCACGTGATCAGCGTTGTTCTGGCAACGCTGCAAACCGGAGCGTTGGAAAACGCTCGGTCGAATGTGATGCCATGCTGGGCCATCGATTCGATGTGGGGGGCCGGTGCACCGTCATCGTCGAAGTGCCGCAAGTAGTGTTTGGAGTTATCCTCGGACATAATCCAAACGATGTTTGGGCGAGACGATTCTGCCCCAGCGGGTCGCGACGTGATCCCCAGCGTGATCCATCCGCATGCAAGACAGACAGTCAAACGAGTCAGTGAGGCAACGATCCGAGATGAACGATCCATGGTGTCGGTTGGTGATGTTGGGTGAACGGGTGGCAAGACGGGGACGTACAAAACGCCGGACGTATTGTAACTGTCGTCCCGAAACGACGTCGCGTCGAACGATTTCGGGA is from Crateriforma conspicua and encodes:
- a CDS encoding sulfatase family protein gives rise to the protein MDRSSRIVASLTRLTVCLACGWITLGITSRPAGAESSRPNIVWIMSEDNSKHYLRHFDDDGAPAPHIESMAQHGITFDRAFSNAPVCSVARTTLITCCYGPRIGTQYHRRSKLAQLPTDVEMFPAYLRAAGYFTTNNAKEDYNAQRRDEPWDQSGRNASWKNRPNAQTPFFHVQTFTDSHESRLHFSKSDMQKPNQTASDAVRLQPYFPDTDLFRYTRARYHDRMMIIDDLVGGVLEELKTAGELENTFVFYFGDHGGVLPRSKGYAYESGLHVPLVVRVGENVQSLAGRAIGTRTDGFVEFVDFGATVLALAGVNVPDSIDGKPFLGPGVDAAAVDRRDEAFGYADRFDEKYEMVRTLRIGDWKYMRCFEGYLPDGLQNNYRYKQLAFTQWRQLHQAGKLNDVQSQFFAAKPAELLFDLSQDPHEIQNLAASPEHQTKLAEMRSRLMQRLTSMPDLSLMPEAVLYEQAMDAPVPFGQEHRSEIASLLDTANLALQPFDKAQPLLEQRMAGDNPWQAYWALTAASQFGKTAASLADAARPLLNSDQPLVQTRAAEFLAIVDDGFNPWPTLRDALASADNDPEASSILNTAVYVRDFLNRQDGSDAKLRVGYKVGKSDQAQRRLDYLNDQL